A window from Leifsonia shinshuensis encodes these proteins:
- the tatC gene encoding twin-arginine translocase subunit TatC codes for MRREAAMPIASHLAELRRRLFVSGAAILVGAVIGWLVSEPVWAFLSSPIHAFAAEHGRVAAINFDTITGAFDLRMQLAIQLGVILSAPVWLYQVFAFVVPGLTRAETRAGLLFVGLSVPLFAAGASAGVWVLPHIVELMAGFAPDSSATLVTAGGYYDFVLKLVLAVGIAFVLPAFLVILNRIGILSGSTILHAWRLAIMAIALFTAVATPAADVFSMLLLAAPMVCLYFGAAGVSIVHDRRLERRRAKEFALLP; via the coding sequence GTGCGCCGTGAGGCCGCGATGCCGATTGCCTCGCATCTCGCGGAACTGCGCCGACGGCTGTTCGTGTCCGGCGCGGCGATCCTCGTCGGCGCCGTGATCGGCTGGCTCGTGTCCGAACCGGTCTGGGCCTTTCTCTCTTCGCCGATCCACGCGTTCGCGGCCGAGCACGGTCGCGTCGCCGCGATCAACTTCGACACCATCACGGGTGCGTTCGATCTGCGTATGCAGCTGGCCATCCAGCTGGGCGTGATTCTCTCGGCGCCGGTCTGGCTGTACCAAGTGTTCGCGTTCGTCGTCCCCGGGCTCACGCGAGCGGAGACCCGGGCCGGCCTGCTCTTCGTCGGGTTGTCCGTGCCGCTGTTCGCGGCCGGCGCGTCGGCGGGGGTGTGGGTGCTGCCCCACATTGTCGAACTGATGGCCGGATTCGCGCCTGATTCATCCGCGACGCTGGTCACCGCAGGCGGCTACTACGACTTCGTCCTCAAGCTCGTGCTCGCCGTCGGCATAGCTTTCGTGCTGCCGGCGTTCCTGGTGATCCTCAACCGCATCGGCATCCTGTCAGGTTCCACCATCCTGCATGCGTGGCGCCTCGCGATCATGGCGATCGCCCTGTTCACGGCGGTGGCCACACCTGCCGCCGACGTCTTTTCCATGCTTCTGCTCGCGGCGCCGATGGTGTGCCTCTATTTCGGCGCCGCGGGCGTATCGATTGTGCACGACCGCCGCCTCGAGCGGCGGCGCGCGAAAGAGTTCGCTCTCCTGCCGTGA
- a CDS encoding Sec-independent protein translocase TatB, translated as MFGLTMDKLVVIGVIAAFVIGPQRLPRAAAALAQLTRRVRDYTGTARERLSDELGPEFREIEWEKLDPRQYDPRRIIQDALRDDSHTDKTPDPSRRS; from the coding sequence ATGTTCGGACTCACGATGGACAAGCTCGTGGTGATCGGCGTAATCGCCGCGTTCGTCATCGGACCTCAGCGTCTCCCGCGAGCCGCAGCGGCTCTGGCCCAACTCACCAGGCGTGTGCGTGACTACACCGGTACCGCGCGCGAGCGGCTGAGCGATGAGCTCGGTCCTGAATTCCGGGAGATCGAGTGGGAGAAACTCGATCCCCGGCAGTACGACCCACGACGCATCATCCAGGATGCGCTGCGGGACGATTCACACACCGATAAAACACCCGATCCGTCACGGAGGTCCTAA
- a CDS encoding ATP-binding protein, producing MATRLFLWQGVAIVVVTVVVFLLTLNGSATDAERAAAGRSMAAAKAIAHNPYIDSALSGTDPGAVLGPYGKELVHDSDISFLSMFGADGELYSHSVPDGIGTSFSEYGPALRGESYSQAYTGPLGPAVRSVVPVRDPDGAVAGVVVAGVDLDDVQSSLGSRILVLSLSALAFLLIAGFGTWILSRYLRRVTHGRGAEELSRMSQFYESALHALDEGLLLLDSRHRVVLANDRAARLLGLRHAPSIDNPSSLAELDAPAALVELVSREGRLDDAAIVTDDRVLLINSEPVAGRGHDRTRIVGAVVTVRDRTRLQELTGQLENNAVLTDALRAQAHEFANRLHTIIALMELGRTDDAIELAGSEVGIAQALADTMVDIADEPVISALLLAKSAQAKERGVTLQIAATGALDEHTIAPRDLITIVGNLIDNAIDAVAHQPHAEVTVGIRGNERELVIAVSDSGPGPEPREVAQLFELGVTTKAEGGTRGIGLALVRQTVRRLGGTIEVHDAVFTVTLPVREEAIAR from the coding sequence GTGGCGACGCGGCTCTTCCTCTGGCAGGGGGTCGCGATCGTGGTCGTCACCGTCGTGGTCTTCCTCCTCACGTTGAACGGATCCGCGACGGACGCCGAACGCGCCGCCGCCGGCCGCTCCATGGCGGCGGCGAAGGCCATCGCACATAATCCGTACATCGACTCTGCGCTCTCGGGCACCGATCCCGGTGCGGTGCTCGGGCCGTACGGCAAGGAGCTGGTGCACGACTCGGACATCAGCTTTCTCAGCATGTTCGGGGCCGATGGGGAACTCTACAGTCACTCGGTTCCGGACGGCATCGGCACATCGTTCTCGGAGTATGGACCTGCGCTGCGCGGAGAGTCGTACAGCCAGGCCTACACCGGTCCCCTGGGTCCTGCAGTTCGTTCCGTCGTGCCGGTCCGCGACCCCGACGGCGCTGTCGCGGGGGTGGTGGTGGCCGGCGTGGACCTCGACGACGTCCAGTCCTCCCTCGGCTCACGCATCCTCGTGCTGAGCCTCTCCGCGCTGGCCTTCCTCCTCATCGCCGGCTTCGGGACATGGATACTCAGCCGCTACCTGCGCCGGGTCACCCATGGGCGCGGGGCCGAGGAGCTCAGCAGGATGTCCCAGTTCTACGAGAGCGCCCTTCATGCCCTAGACGAGGGACTCCTCTTGCTGGACAGCCGGCACCGGGTCGTGCTCGCCAACGATCGCGCGGCGCGCCTGCTCGGGCTGCGGCACGCCCCGAGCATCGACAACCCCTCGAGCTTGGCCGAACTGGACGCCCCCGCCGCCCTGGTGGAGCTCGTCTCCCGCGAGGGGCGGCTGGACGACGCGGCGATCGTCACGGACGATCGAGTCCTGCTCATCAACAGCGAGCCCGTCGCCGGACGCGGCCACGATCGTACCCGGATCGTGGGTGCCGTCGTGACAGTACGCGATCGCACTCGGCTTCAGGAGCTCACCGGTCAGCTGGAGAACAACGCCGTCCTCACCGACGCCCTGCGCGCCCAAGCCCACGAGTTCGCCAACCGCCTCCACACCATCATCGCCTTGATGGAACTCGGGCGGACGGACGACGCCATCGAGCTTGCCGGTTCCGAGGTCGGCATCGCGCAGGCGCTCGCGGACACGATGGTCGACATCGCCGACGAGCCCGTCATCTCCGCGCTGCTGCTGGCGAAGTCAGCGCAGGCCAAAGAACGTGGCGTCACCCTGCAGATCGCGGCAACAGGCGCCCTGGACGAGCACACGATCGCACCGCGCGACCTCATCACCATCGTCGGGAATCTCATCGACAACGCGATCGACGCCGTCGCCCATCAGCCGCATGCCGAAGTGACGGTCGGGATCCGAGGAAACGAGCGCGAACTCGTCATCGCGGTGTCCGACTCAGGACCCGGGCCGGAACCGCGCGAGGTCGCCCAGCTGTTCGAACTCGGCGTCACGACCAAGGCAGAGGGCGGCACGCGCGGTATCGGTCTCGCTCTTGTGAGGCAGACCGTGAGGCGCCTCGGGGGCACCATCGAGGTGCACGACGCCGTCTTCACCGTCACACTTCCCGTGAGAGAGGAGGCGATTGCTCGATGA
- the tatA gene encoding twin-arginine translocase TatA/TatE family subunit has product MLANLNGWHAVLILAVVLLLFGAPKIPALARSLGQSMRIFRSEVKSADVPATEVGDADASPRA; this is encoded by the coding sequence ATGCTCGCGAATCTCAACGGATGGCACGCCGTCCTCATCCTCGCTGTCGTCCTGCTACTCTTCGGCGCGCCGAAGATCCCGGCGCTCGCGCGGAGTCTCGGCCAGTCGATGCGCATCTTCCGCTCGGAGGTCAAGAGCGCCGACGTGCCCGCAACCGAGGTCGGCGATGCCGACGCTTCGCCGCGCGCCTGA
- a CDS encoding IclR family transcriptional regulator produces the protein MVRGSNHSVEKAVAVLGVLAGGQPQRVGDISNATHLGQSTVSRLLATLESAAFIERDGGSGHFSLGPDLITLAGVAANQHPLFRASRQVAQNLAFRLGVGVAVAVRRGDAAFYLLDFEGPDAPRNRTLAGQRDPLHATAVGKCLLLGLLPGERGSLLGNLRPLTARTITDHRRLDAELSLAERRGYVTEIEELGLGRAGLAAPIRDAGGAVRGALGISGPLSVLRLDERESEYATAAIESAERIGSAVGYVGA, from the coding sequence ATGGTGCGCGGAAGCAACCACAGCGTCGAGAAGGCGGTCGCTGTGCTCGGCGTGCTCGCGGGGGGCCAGCCGCAGCGCGTCGGCGACATCTCGAATGCGACCCACCTCGGCCAGTCGACGGTTTCGCGACTACTCGCCACCCTCGAGTCGGCCGCTTTCATCGAGCGGGACGGAGGCTCTGGGCACTTCTCGCTCGGCCCCGACCTGATCACGCTCGCCGGCGTGGCCGCGAACCAGCACCCGCTGTTCCGCGCTTCCCGGCAGGTCGCTCAGAACCTTGCGTTCCGCCTAGGGGTTGGTGTTGCGGTGGCGGTGCGGCGTGGCGACGCCGCGTTCTACCTGCTGGATTTCGAAGGGCCGGACGCCCCGCGCAATCGCACGCTCGCCGGCCAGCGCGACCCGCTTCACGCCACGGCGGTCGGCAAATGTCTGCTGCTCGGGCTGCTGCCGGGCGAACGCGGGTCCCTGCTCGGGAACCTCCGACCTCTGACGGCGCGGACGATCACCGACCATCGACGGCTCGACGCTGAGCTGTCGCTCGCGGAGCGACGTGGCTATGTCACAGAGATCGAGGAGCTCGGACTGGGCCGCGCCGGTCTGGCGGCTCCCATCCGGGACGCCGGAGGAGCCGTTCGCGGAGCGCTCGGCATCTCCGGCCCGCTCTCTGTGCTGCGGCTGGATGAACGTGAGAGCGAGTACGCAACTGCGGCGATCGAATCTGCCGAGCGCATCGGTTCGGCCGTCGGCTACGTCGGAGCTTAG
- a CDS encoding SDR family NAD(P)-dependent oxidoreductase: MTTVCITGSTDGIGFEAARILSEDGHRVIVHARSRERGENALRRFSGDVGLVVADLADDAAVRDLPRQIGSVDVLVHNAGVWARTPLPRTPSGLEPTFAINVIAPHLLTTLMHDQVRSRILFLGSGLAANGRVDPAELGAEVDPESAYANSKALDVLLAVAWARRRPDLRVGAVDPGWVVTKLAGPLAPGTAAEGGERIAAAATDPSWHGGYTKGLRPIDLPKAVTDPDVQETVIRALDRVAGVVG; the protein is encoded by the coding sequence ATGACGACTGTGTGCATCACGGGGTCCACGGATGGAATCGGCTTCGAGGCCGCCCGCATCCTTTCAGAGGACGGGCACCGCGTCATCGTCCACGCGCGCTCGCGAGAGCGCGGCGAGAATGCCCTGCGCCGCTTCTCCGGGGACGTCGGCCTGGTCGTCGCGGACCTCGCCGACGATGCTGCGGTGCGTGATCTACCGCGCCAAATCGGGAGCGTGGACGTCCTCGTCCACAATGCCGGGGTCTGGGCCCGCACGCCCCTCCCGCGCACCCCCTCCGGTCTCGAGCCCACCTTCGCGATCAACGTCATCGCTCCCCACCTGTTGACTACCCTGATGCACGATCAGGTGCGTAGCCGCATCCTCTTCCTAGGAAGCGGCCTCGCGGCCAACGGCCGGGTCGATCCTGCCGAGCTGGGGGCAGAGGTAGATCCCGAATCGGCGTACGCCAACAGCAAGGCCTTGGACGTGCTCCTCGCGGTGGCGTGGGCTCGCCGGCGTCCCGACCTGCGCGTCGGCGCAGTCGACCCAGGATGGGTCGTCACTAAGCTCGCCGGCCCGCTCGCTCCCGGCACGGCCGCCGAAGGCGGAGAGCGGATCGCCGCGGCAGCGACTGATCCGAGCTGGCACGGCGGTTACACCAAGGGCCTGCGCCCGATCGATTTACCGAAGGCGGTAACCGACCCGGATGTGCAGGAAACGGTGATACGGGCACTCGACCGCGTTGCGGGCGTCGTGGGCTAG
- a CDS encoding response regulator yields the protein MTDDIQVLIVEDEAITADAHAAYVERLDGFSVSAIARTGGAAIRVLRAAREAGRRIDLLLLDVHLPDMTGIDLCRSMRAAGVETDVIAITAARDAATVRSAVALGVVQYLIKPFTFAAFAEKLRAYKAYRESVPVRYADQGTVDAAFAQLRSNAGNVALPKGLSSQTLSLVRRVLRESDGGLSAVQVAQRAELSRPTARRYLDHLADIGDATRCNRYGTPGRPEIEYQLNGIHDHAGRTSGEDVSGL from the coding sequence ATGACCGACGACATCCAGGTCCTCATCGTCGAAGACGAGGCGATCACCGCCGACGCGCACGCCGCGTACGTCGAACGACTCGACGGCTTTTCTGTGTCCGCGATCGCGCGTACCGGAGGGGCCGCCATCCGTGTGCTCCGCGCAGCCAGAGAAGCCGGCCGGCGCATCGACCTCCTCCTGCTGGACGTGCATCTTCCGGACATGACCGGCATCGACCTCTGTCGCTCTATGAGGGCTGCCGGTGTGGAGACCGACGTCATAGCGATCACGGCGGCGCGAGATGCAGCTACTGTACGCTCAGCGGTCGCTCTGGGAGTGGTCCAGTACCTGATCAAGCCGTTCACCTTCGCCGCGTTCGCGGAAAAGCTCCGGGCGTACAAGGCCTACCGGGAGAGCGTCCCGGTCCGGTACGCCGATCAAGGCACCGTCGACGCGGCTTTCGCTCAGCTGCGCAGCAACGCGGGGAATGTGGCCCTGCCCAAAGGTCTGAGTTCGCAGACTTTGTCGCTCGTGCGACGGGTCCTCAGGGAGAGCGACGGCGGGCTGAGCGCCGTGCAGGTGGCGCAACGGGCCGAGCTGTCGCGCCCGACGGCCCGTCGCTATCTGGATCACCTCGCCGACATCGGCGACGCGACCCGCTGCAACCGCTACGGCACTCCTGGCAGGCCGGAGATCGAGTACCAGCTCAACGGCATCCACGACCACGCCGGTCGGACGAGCGGTGAAGATGTCAGCGGATTGTAG
- a CDS encoding sugar ABC transporter permease: MQIKSAYAPARPGRLSELRFVTLLLLPGTALLVGVVLYPLLRSLASAFFSESLVYPGATWVGFKNIADVLRDGFWSLLGQTLIFTVGSTIVPFVLGMALALVLNQRFRGQRFLRGAFLIPWLLPSVVVSFLWMWIFDANYGVLNGVLQQLHLINHPVAWLFNTDTARTALIVAKSWNSFPWIMVMLLAGLQTVPGELHEAASMDGAGTVRRFFTVTWPHIRGVAGLVVLLEFIWNFQHFDTIFVLTGGGPAGSTQTFATQVYDTAFKAYDLGHAGALGLLWMVLLLILVVVYVRFSERGEKN, translated from the coding sequence ATGCAGATCAAGTCCGCCTACGCCCCGGCACGACCGGGTCGCCTATCAGAACTCCGCTTCGTGACGCTGCTCCTTCTACCCGGGACCGCGCTCCTCGTCGGCGTCGTCCTCTACCCGCTCCTGCGCTCGCTTGCTTCGGCCTTCTTCTCCGAGAGCCTCGTCTACCCCGGCGCAACCTGGGTCGGATTCAAGAACATCGCTGATGTCCTGCGCGACGGCTTCTGGAGCCTCCTCGGCCAAACCCTGATTTTCACGGTCGGATCGACGATCGTGCCATTCGTGCTCGGAATGGCGCTCGCCCTGGTGCTCAACCAGCGCTTCCGCGGACAGCGGTTCCTCCGCGGCGCCTTCCTCATCCCCTGGTTGCTGCCCAGCGTCGTGGTGTCCTTCCTCTGGATGTGGATCTTCGACGCCAACTACGGCGTTCTGAACGGAGTGCTGCAGCAACTGCACCTGATCAACCACCCGGTCGCCTGGCTCTTCAACACCGACACAGCACGGACCGCACTGATCGTCGCGAAGTCGTGGAACTCGTTTCCGTGGATCATGGTGATGCTCCTCGCCGGGCTGCAGACCGTTCCCGGCGAACTGCATGAGGCCGCCTCGATGGACGGCGCCGGCACCGTCCGCCGCTTCTTCACCGTCACGTGGCCGCACATCCGCGGCGTCGCGGGCCTCGTCGTCCTGCTTGAGTTCATCTGGAACTTCCAGCACTTCGACACCATCTTCGTACTCACCGGCGGCGGTCCCGCCGGAAGCACCCAGACCTTCGCCACCCAGGTCTACGACACCGCCTTTAAGGCGTACGACCTCGGCCACGCGGGCGCGCTCGGACTGCTCTGGATGGTGCTGCTGCTCATCCTCGTCGTGGTCTACGTGCGCTTCTCCGAACGCGGCGAGAAGAACTGA
- a CDS encoding FAD-binding oxidoreductase produces MSSALSPSAVADLRDRLTGHAFLPGDPGYPAETAPWDASIRIASPVTVIPASTADITTAAQWARDHGLHVGVLNTGHGILDDQHDSLLLHTASLGGVRFDPASRTAMVQPGARWSDVQALANPHGQTGVCGAMPGVGVVGYTLGGGLSPIGRSFGMGADRVRRIRVLDADYTPIDVTAESDPELFWALRGGGGFGLVTELEFETVEVPALFGGGVYFSGAHAEQVLTAYREWVGILDERTSTSIALLHLPPVPALPDLLRGQYVVHLRIAHIDPTVSSLEAAGRAILAPMLAAAPVLNDYTHRMTPDQLPDIHRDPVAPMPVAYRGGGRHDLDDDAIASIVASASPQDGLAPAAIEIRHLGGAMSRPTAAPNSATARSTTFHVWASSPVDLADPQRYRRLVDDVVERAGATSDGAQLSFYGPDPEPGAFQRLWGESDAGRLRAVVQRIDPDGRIRTGRSYSAAVESAGAR; encoded by the coding sequence GTGAGCTCTGCACTGTCGCCGTCCGCCGTCGCCGACCTCCGGGACCGACTGACGGGCCACGCCTTCCTCCCCGGCGACCCGGGCTACCCGGCCGAGACGGCCCCGTGGGACGCATCCATCCGAATCGCCTCGCCAGTGACGGTCATCCCGGCGAGCACCGCCGACATTACGACCGCGGCGCAGTGGGCCCGTGACCACGGACTTCACGTCGGCGTCCTCAACACCGGTCACGGCATCCTCGACGATCAGCACGACTCGCTGCTCCTCCACACCGCAAGCCTCGGCGGGGTCCGGTTCGACCCGGCTTCTCGCACCGCGATGGTCCAGCCCGGCGCCCGATGGTCGGACGTGCAGGCCCTGGCCAACCCGCACGGTCAGACCGGCGTCTGTGGCGCGATGCCCGGTGTCGGAGTCGTCGGCTACACCCTTGGCGGCGGCCTGAGTCCCATCGGCCGCAGCTTCGGTATGGGCGCCGATCGCGTCCGTCGGATTCGGGTGCTCGACGCCGACTACACACCGATCGATGTGACCGCGGAAAGCGACCCGGAACTGTTCTGGGCGCTACGCGGCGGAGGCGGGTTCGGTCTCGTGACCGAACTCGAATTCGAGACCGTCGAGGTGCCCGCCCTCTTCGGCGGTGGAGTGTACTTCTCGGGCGCGCACGCAGAGCAGGTGCTGACGGCATACCGGGAGTGGGTAGGCATCCTGGATGAGCGCACCAGCACCTCCATCGCTCTGCTGCACCTTCCTCCGGTACCCGCGCTGCCCGATCTCCTCCGCGGGCAGTACGTGGTGCACCTCCGCATCGCGCACATCGATCCGACAGTGTCCTCTCTGGAGGCGGCGGGACGAGCCATCCTCGCCCCGATGCTGGCTGCCGCGCCGGTGCTGAACGACTACACGCATCGCATGACCCCCGACCAGTTGCCGGACATCCACCGCGACCCCGTCGCGCCCATGCCGGTCGCATACCGCGGCGGGGGGAGGCACGACCTCGACGACGACGCGATCGCGTCGATCGTGGCCTCGGCATCTCCGCAGGACGGCCTCGCTCCCGCGGCGATCGAGATCCGTCACCTGGGCGGAGCGATGTCCCGGCCGACCGCCGCTCCCAACAGCGCGACGGCGCGCAGCACGACCTTCCACGTCTGGGCGAGCTCGCCCGTGGATCTGGCCGATCCTCAGCGGTACCGCCGGCTCGTCGACGACGTCGTCGAACGGGCGGGAGCCACGAGCGACGGCGCGCAGTTGAGCTTCTATGGACCGGACCCGGAGCCCGGTGCGTTCCAGCGTCTTTGGGGCGAGTCGGATGCCGGCCGGCTGCGGGCGGTCGTCCAGCGGATCGACCCGGACGGCCGGATCCGCACCGGTCGCTCGTACTCCGCCGCAGTCGAGTCGGCAGGTGCTCGATGA
- a CDS encoding carbohydrate ABC transporter permease, translating to MLDTEAAVADSLAPEAAAPRRGRKGRPRWALWIALVVLALFTFLPIYWLAVTSLTPTDQVFAYPPKLVPSAVTFQHYASVLANPAIFGYLCNSILVSIITAVLSVVVSMYMGYAFSKFRFRGRKSLMYFVLSSQMFPQALLLVTLYVVFAQFGLLNTYQALIISFTTFTLPLCVWMLKGFFDTLPDDLIEAAKIDGAGPWRTFHSVVLPLAAPGLVAAGLFAFVRGWNDFMFALTLAGPEKQTLPPGLVNTYISEASTSWPELMAASLLVSVPVAAAFILLQRYLVGGITAGAVKG from the coding sequence ATGCTCGACACCGAAGCCGCTGTCGCGGACTCCCTGGCACCGGAAGCCGCCGCACCCCGGCGGGGCAGGAAGGGCCGCCCGCGCTGGGCTCTCTGGATCGCCCTCGTCGTTCTGGCGCTCTTCACGTTCCTGCCGATCTACTGGCTCGCCGTGACGTCTCTGACCCCCACCGATCAGGTGTTCGCCTACCCCCCGAAGCTGGTGCCGAGCGCCGTGACGTTCCAGCACTACGCGAGCGTGCTGGCGAACCCGGCCATTTTCGGATACCTCTGCAACAGCATCCTCGTCTCGATCATCACGGCCGTGCTCTCGGTCGTCGTGTCGATGTACATGGGATACGCGTTCTCGAAGTTCCGCTTCCGGGGACGCAAGTCACTGATGTACTTCGTGCTCTCGAGCCAGATGTTCCCGCAGGCGCTCCTGCTGGTGACCCTGTACGTGGTCTTCGCCCAGTTCGGTCTGCTGAACACCTACCAGGCGCTGATCATCTCGTTCACGACGTTCACCCTGCCGCTGTGCGTCTGGATGCTCAAGGGGTTCTTCGACACGCTGCCCGACGACCTGATCGAAGCGGCCAAGATCGACGGCGCGGGCCCGTGGCGCACCTTCCATTCGGTCGTGCTCCCGCTGGCCGCCCCGGGCCTCGTCGCCGCCGGCCTGTTCGCCTTCGTCCGTGGGTGGAACGACTTCATGTTCGCGCTCACGCTCGCCGGTCCCGAGAAGCAGACCCTTCCGCCAGGACTCGTCAACACGTACATCAGCGAGGCGTCGACGTCGTGGCCCGAACTGATGGCAGCGTCCCTGCTCGTCTCCGTGCCCGTCGCCGCGGCGTTCATCCTGCTTCAGCGCTACCTCGTCGGCGGAATCACCGCCGGCGCTGTCAAAGGCTGA
- a CDS encoding extracellular solute-binding protein: MTAQLSRRDMFRYAGIGLGGIALASLTACSTGTAGAGAGASITPGKPTDFSFASWGMSEPATKLALAPSIDAFAKKDGVSIKTPSYPYNDYFNQLTLQVRGGQFTGAAQLDVAWLSSLAALGKLNDLGSLTKGRGYTDAALKAGSFNGKQLGLPWTIAAIGLITNTELYQKAGANPAPATIEEFEDGLRALKGLGGGLVPYAASTKTAQLKDIVTWMQTFGSPIIEKGKCTIGDDASVKAVTWYKKLFDDGLIAADVDRAAARSLFAQGKTAVYDDAPVGRAGIIANSPDKSIGSKMSPLARPVLKSGSTPIELLWGHLVVVVNGTGAGTAGEFAQWLTSDPAQTVSYFTALGLPPTTSDALESSSVTGNAFVNAFTEKVTKDAAASPLWKYVQYSQMETAIAEQVQAVLIGSAKPADAMKVAGQKVQSLIG; this comes from the coding sequence ATGACTGCACAGCTGTCCCGCAGGGACATGTTCCGCTACGCCGGCATCGGACTCGGCGGCATCGCGCTGGCCAGCCTCACCGCGTGCTCGACCGGCACGGCTGGCGCCGGTGCCGGCGCGAGCATCACACCCGGCAAGCCCACCGACTTCTCGTTCGCCTCCTGGGGCATGTCGGAGCCGGCGACCAAGCTCGCACTGGCTCCGTCGATCGACGCCTTCGCCAAGAAGGACGGAGTCTCGATCAAGACGCCGAGCTATCCCTACAACGACTACTTCAACCAACTCACGCTGCAGGTGCGCGGAGGCCAGTTCACGGGCGCAGCACAGCTGGACGTGGCGTGGCTGTCCAGCCTCGCCGCTCTGGGCAAGCTGAACGACCTGGGCTCGCTCACCAAGGGCCGCGGTTACACCGACGCAGCGCTGAAGGCGGGCAGCTTCAACGGGAAGCAGCTCGGGCTCCCCTGGACCATCGCGGCGATCGGACTCATCACCAACACGGAGCTCTACCAGAAGGCGGGAGCAAACCCCGCCCCCGCCACCATCGAGGAGTTCGAGGACGGCCTGCGCGCGCTCAAGGGGCTCGGCGGCGGTCTGGTGCCCTACGCGGCGTCCACGAAGACGGCCCAGCTGAAGGACATCGTGACGTGGATGCAGACTTTCGGTTCGCCGATCATCGAAAAGGGCAAGTGCACCATCGGCGACGACGCGTCGGTGAAGGCGGTCACCTGGTATAAGAAGCTGTTCGACGACGGCCTGATCGCGGCCGACGTCGACCGCGCAGCGGCCCGGTCGCTCTTCGCGCAGGGCAAGACCGCCGTCTACGACGACGCTCCCGTGGGGCGCGCAGGCATCATCGCGAACAGCCCGGACAAGTCCATCGGCAGCAAGATGTCCCCGCTTGCCCGGCCTGTCCTCAAGAGCGGGTCCACGCCCATCGAACTGCTCTGGGGCCACCTCGTCGTCGTGGTCAACGGCACCGGAGCGGGGACTGCGGGCGAGTTCGCCCAATGGCTGACAAGCGACCCGGCCCAGACGGTGAGCTACTTCACCGCCCTCGGCCTGCCGCCGACCACCTCGGACGCGCTCGAGTCGTCCTCGGTCACCGGGAACGCGTTCGTCAACGCCTTCACGGAGAAGGTCACCAAGGACGCGGCAGCCTCCCCCCTCTGGAAGTACGTGCAGTACAGCCAAATGGAGACCGCGATCGCCGAGCAAGTGCAGGCGGTTCTCATCGGTTCGGCCAAGCCGGCCGACGCGATGAAGGTCGCCGGACAGAAGGTCCAATCCCTCATCGGCTGA
- a CDS encoding IclR family transcriptional regulator: MQAPPGNIQSVGKAVAILRVFENGQPQRVSDVARAAQIGQSTASRLLSTLEAAGLLERDPVANLYRLGPDMITLGGVALNQHPLFRGSRQTLQNLAGRLGLGANVAIRRENSVLYLANFEGPEAPRNHTIAGRRDPLHATSMGKCLLLSVPVEERAALLGELVRYTSATITDLDALNEAVDEVERRGFAVDVDEFALGRASVAAPIRDAQGAVIGAMSISGPATALRLDERQGELAAIVVETADRIGSGLGYTAAIA, encoded by the coding sequence ATGCAGGCACCTCCCGGAAACATCCAGAGCGTTGGAAAAGCGGTCGCGATCCTGCGTGTCTTCGAAAACGGTCAGCCGCAGCGCGTCTCCGATGTCGCCCGCGCGGCGCAGATCGGCCAATCCACCGCCTCGAGGCTGCTCAGCACGCTGGAAGCTGCCGGTCTTCTCGAGCGCGATCCGGTCGCAAACCTGTACAGGCTCGGGCCGGACATGATCACGCTGGGGGGAGTGGCGCTCAACCAGCACCCGCTGTTCCGAGGGTCGCGGCAAACACTGCAGAACCTCGCCGGCCGCCTCGGTTTGGGCGCCAATGTCGCGATCCGACGAGAAAACAGCGTTCTCTATCTGGCCAACTTCGAGGGCCCCGAAGCCCCCAGGAACCACACGATCGCCGGGCGCCGCGATCCGCTGCATGCGACCAGCATGGGCAAGTGCCTTCTTCTCAGCGTCCCGGTCGAAGAGCGAGCAGCGCTGCTCGGAGAACTGGTCCGCTACACATCGGCGACGATCACCGACCTGGATGCTCTCAATGAGGCTGTCGACGAGGTCGAGCGGCGCGGCTTCGCAGTCGATGTCGACGAATTCGCGCTGGGCCGGGCGAGTGTCGCCGCCCCCATTCGGGATGCTCAGGGGGCGGTGATAGGGGCGATGTCGATCTCCGGCCCCGCCACCGCGCTCCGGCTGGATGAGCGACAGGGGGAGCTCGCGGCGATCGTCGTCGAGACCGCCGACCGCATCGGCTCCGGTCTGGGGTACACGGCCGCGATCGCCTGA